A window of Aurantibacillus circumpalustris genomic DNA:
GGAGATAAAACCACACCGGGGTTCACAATAACGGCATTTAATCCCTCCTCTATTCCACGCCAAACCTCTCTTTCAGCATTATATTTGCTAATTGCATAATCGCTTTCTTTTCCTGATTTTTTCCAAAAAACATCTTCACTCAGTGCCGAAGTATAATCCAAGTTATGAATAGCTGCTAAAGAACTGACATGGCAGAGCGCTTTAATTTTATTGTGTAAGCATGCGTCTACCACATTTTTAGTACCGGTTTCATTTATGGACATTGTTTTTTTCCGATCTCTTGAATCAAAAGACACAAAACCTGCACAATGATATACGTTGGTAACGCCTTTAAGTGCCTCTTCGATGGAAAAAATATCAAGTATATCGACATCTACCCACTTAATTTTTCCAAACAAATTTTTGTAGTCCACGGTGTAAAAAGAAAAAAGTTCTTCGACCTTTTTCACATCACTACTTTTTTGCTTGCAGGCAATTACCTCCTCGTTATTTTGCAAAAGTGCCAAAACAACATGACTGCCTACTATACCGGTTGCGCCAGTAACTAAATTCATGCGTACGTTAATTTATGTAAAGCTGAAAACAAAGTGAGTTGAACAACAATGCCTAAAAAGAATCCCAGGTAAATTTGATACGGCTTATGTTCGTTTAATTCTAAACGAGCAAATCCAATAAAGCCCGCCAGAATAATCACGAGAATATAAAACAAAGTCATGTCAAACTTTATTAAATACGATATTGAAATAAGCACGCCTAATAGGCCACCAACACCAACCATGTGTGCGCTAATTTTTGTTTTCAAATTAATTATAGCGGTTAATAATATTGCAACACCTCCTCCAATAATAAATAATTTTATGCTTGGCCAAATATTTATATCTAGTAATAAATAAAACAATCCAAAATAAAACAAAGAGGTCATTACATAAGGAAAAGTTCTATCTGCTTGATTGGATAAAATAATCTCAGGTATTCTTTTGAGTTTATATAAAATAAAAATGTTTAAAATCGGAAACACAAATGAAAAAACAAACACAACAAGTGTAATCCGCCATTTGGCGTCGAACTCTGTGAGGTAGTCATAAACAGTATCTTTTATTCCAAAAAATAAAAGAAGACAGCCGTATGTTGCCATTAGTAAAGGATGAAAAACAACGGATATAATTAGAGCAAATGTTCTCAAACGTAATTAGGATAATAAAAGAGTAAGTTGAGCAATTTCTTTACGCACGTCTTTACTTTGATAAATGATATTATAAACAGCATCTGTAATTGGCATGTGTACCTTGTATTTCTTATTAATTTCATAAACACACTTTACAGCATAATATCCTTCGGCAATCATATTCATTTCTAGTTGCGCTTGTTTTACGCTATATCCTTTTCCTAACATTGTGCCGAACATACGGTTACGGCTAAACTGAGAATAAGCTGTTACTAAAAGATCACCTAAGTAAGCAGAAGCTTTGATGTCTCTGTCGATTGGATGTACAGCATCAACAAAACGTTTTATTTCTTGAATAGCATTGCTAACAAGAACAGCAAGAAAATTATCTCCATAACCAAGTCCGTGACAAATACCTCCTGCAACCGCAATAACATTTTTTAAAACAGCAGAAAATTCTGTTCCATAGATATCATCACTTACCGTTGATT
This region includes:
- a CDS encoding NAD-dependent epimerase/dehydratase family protein: MNLVTGATGIVGSHVVLALLQNNEEVIACKQKSSDVKKVEELFSFYTVDYKNLFGKIKWVDVDILDIFSIEEALKGVTNVYHCAGFVSFDSRDRKKTMSINETGTKNVVDACLHNKIKALCHVSSLAAIHNLDYTSALSEDVFWKKSGKESDYAISKYNAEREVWRGIEEGLNAVIVNPGVVLSPGFVGQSSSRLFDAAYKGNKFYPVGTTAYIAASDVAKIMIKLIALEKFGQRYILIENNYRYFDILSHIQRNFNKPVPSIKATRFILTLANIFEDFRVFFQGGEKRVTKALIRSAFNKQEYSNKKINTELGVEFVPVLQIIEQICQKYGPRKNKGETSR